From one Lotus japonicus ecotype B-129 chromosome 3, LjGifu_v1.2 genomic stretch:
- the LOC130742706 gene encoding cell division control protein 2 homolog has translation MAVEEHGSSSSDSWIVRMLQCRICSSTRQRLEGFNDMEILAKLGQGAFGKVFRCRDRKTGRLVAVKQIEIPPGLTMITRSIKMTREMDLLKKVLDHDNIVRLLYHVVTEDKKYLYLVFEHLDCDLHQYIREHSHTVDPAIRKNFLRQILTGVAYCHANQILHRDLKLKNLLMDRSKNIIKLADFGLARALGDPAQHSQNLGTRWYRAPELLFGLPYSTPVDLWSVGCIFGEMVIGNPIFKALHFVDDELEAIFRVLGTPTEETWPGVTSFNDFQNIRQYKPLDLETIFADLGTAGLDLLTSMLCLDPSKRISAEAALEHAYFND, from the exons ATGGCAGTGGAAGAACACGGTTCAAGTTCCTCTGATTCTTG GATCGTGCGCATGTTGCAGTGCAGGATCTGTAGTTCGACGCGCCAGCGTTTAGAAGGATTCAACGACATGGAGATTCTTGCGAAGCTCGGCCAAGGCGCGTTCGGAAAAGTCTTCCGCTGCCGCGATCGGAAAACTGGCCGCCTCGTCGCCGTGAAACAAATCGAGATTCCGCCAGGCCTTACTATGATCACGCGTTCCATCAAAATGACCAGAGAAATGGATCTTCTAAAGAAAGTACTCGATCATGACAACATTGTGAG GTTGCTGTATCATGTGGTTACCGAGGATAAGAAATATTTGTATCTCGTGTTTGAGCATCTGGACTGTGATCTTCATCAGTACATTAGAGAACATAGTCACACTGTAGATCCAGCGATTAGAAAG AATTTTCTGCGTCAAATACTCACTGGAGTGGCGTACTGTCATGCGAATCAGATTCTCCACAGAGATTTGAAGCTAAAGAATCTGCTGATGGATCGATCTAAGAACATAATCAAGCTAGCTGATTTTGGCCTGGCTAGAGCATTGGGAGATCCTGCTCAGCATAGTCAAAAT TTGGGAACTCGGTGGTATAGGGCTCCTGAACTTTTGTTTGGCCTTCCATATTCAACCCCAGTTGATTTGTGGTCTGTGGGGTGTATATTTGGTGAGATGGTTATTGGAAATCCAATATTCAAAGCTCTTCATTTTGTCGATGATGAATTAGAGGCGATATTCAG AGTGTTAGGTACCCCAACAGAGGAAACCTGGCCAGGAGTTACTAGCTTTAATGACTTTCAGAACATCCGCCAATATAAACCATTG GACCTGGAGACAATTTTTGCTGATCTTGGCACAGCTGGCCTTGATCTTCTCACT AGTATGCTTTGCCTGGACCCAAGTAAACGAATTTCTGCTGAGGCTGCTCTGGAACATGCTTACTTTAATGATTGA
- the LOC130749646 gene encoding uncharacterized protein LOC130749646 encodes MPGASVSSPSASLIPDHDSKDFAPPVKKLKVEEDNTDSAIDLTPREAFEIWCDIYGKKYPNKDEKDRRFESFQQSLDRTIPSTSSHAINFPLLADRTADEFDAFRTKFPKDCYSSVSRKQLKAPIPIPEDSDPELVAAAAMDITPEEAFKSWREVWEKEYANEKEVEDRFNVLKQNLVLTLPPKGVSYPGFADITEEEFKTLVDRPGYYNRITLLDVKLGVVLLSKWRC; translated from the exons aTGCCTGGCGCCTCCGTTTCCAGCCCCTCCGCGTCTCTAATTCCAGACCACGATTCGAAGGATTTTGCTCCACCGGTAAAGAAATTGAAAGTTGAAGAAGACAACACTGATTCCG CAATTGATTTAACCCCTAGAGAAGCTTTCGAAATCTGGTGCgatatatatggaaaaaaatacCCTAACAAAGACGAGAAAGATCGGAGGTTCGAGAGTTTCCAGCAATCTCTTGATAGGACCATCCCCTCAACCTCAAGTCATGCTATCAATTTTCCGCTTCTTGCTGATCGAACCGCAGACGAATTTGATGCGTTCAGAACAAAATTTCCGAAGGATTGTTATTCTTCTGTATCCCGCAAACAACTCAAGGCTCCAATTCCAATTCCAGAAGATTCCGATCCTGAACTTGTTGCAGCTGCTGCGATGGATATAACCCCAGAAGAAGCTTTCAAATCCTGGCGCGAGGTGTGGGAGAAAGAATACGCTAACGAAAAGGAGGTAGAAGACAGGTTCAATGTGTTGAAGCAAAATCTTGTTTTAACCCTCCCCCCAAAGGGTGTGAGTTATCCGGGTTTTGCTGATATAACTGAAGAAGAATTTAAAACATTAGTTGACCGGCCTGGTTATTATAATCGTATAACCCTCCTAGATGTCAAATTGGGTGTTGTGTTGCTATCCAAATGGAGATGCTAA